TGTGTCTTCAGTTGGGTCATGacgaaaagaagaacaataactgTGTTTTTTTCTCCTTGTGATTGTTTGATTGTCCCAGTTACTGGTCACAAAGATAGGACAAATTATATTTACGAACACGTGAAGAGTCCAGCATAAGAATATACACAAGCCAATGTACTTGGGAGATTTCACTTTTACGTGTACCCACCTGGAGCTCCTGGGGCTGATGGCGATGGCCTGGAACATGCTCAAGAGACAGGTGCTGCCGAAGGACACACCCCTGACCACTCTGTGAGCATAGAAAAGACTTTTGCAGCCGAAATCATTGAGGAAATCCTTCCACCCAAAAGCTGCCATAGCCTGGGGGATCCCTTTAGCAAGAATGACCATGAAATTGGCTACAATCAGGTGCCTTAGAATTGAGTCTGTGGACCTTGATCTGTAGCCAGTGAAGTAAAGGAAGATATTATGGTAAAGAAGAGTGAAGTTTCCCAGGAGACCAAAGGTAGCCTGTAATAAGGAAATTATTCCTAATGTCAAAACTGTAGAGCTCATTCTCTCAGGTCCGAATCATTGGTATTTGTCTTCAGAGCCAGAAGGTCCTGCATGAAAAGAGGAGATAAGGGACACAGGAATCTTTTCATCGGTGTGAAACTttgatatatatttaattaaaatagaATAAGCTTAAAACGAAAAGCATCAAGATAGTGTTAATGCCTTTTTGTTGGCAGAAGAGTCAACAAATTATCAAACAGACCCTTTGGACAATTCCAAAGTAGCTGAGTTATAGGCCAAAATTAGTTATTATCTCACTTAATCTATAAATGAAACATGAAGTGGAGAAAGTTTGTCCTGTTTAGTATAAGGATTTTTACATTAAATAGATGGCAATT
The sequence above is drawn from the Tenrec ecaudatus isolate mTenEca1 chromosome 18, mTenEca1.hap1, whole genome shotgun sequence genome and encodes:
- the LOC142432558 gene encoding vomeronasal type-1 receptor 4-like, producing MSSTVLTLGIISLLQATFGLLGNFTLLYHNIFLYFTGYRSRSTDSILRHLIVANFMVILAKGIPQAMAAFGWKDFLNDFGCKSLFYAHRVVRGVSFGSTCLLSMFQAIAISPRSSRWVHVKVKSPKYIGLCIFLCWTLHVFVNIICPIFVTSNWDNQTITRRKKHSYCSSFRHDPTEDTLYAVLLAFPDVVCLGLMVFFSGSMVFILHRHKKRVQHIHRNNVSPRSSPETRATQTILMLVGTFLLFYTVSISFHSFVAVSEQPDLWIVNAATLSDASFPTVSAFLLLICDSSAFRLWFARIRKTKSPHMIRNA